One part of the Tunicatimonas pelagia genome encodes these proteins:
- a CDS encoding tetratricopeptide repeat protein encodes MSDQFRNREDGQNLIRWFENQLKNNDAHFLDLNIYVDVIEDYLDEEKYKKALKTCNLGIAQYPYSAELLFNKAQTLSHLERYEEALAELDRAANLQPNDYDILMLRSNILSWMGNYQGSVGELKRLVELSEEKDEIYYQIGMAFQHMADYRQAAEYYKLALQWNLHHEDAMYELAYCLDMTGELEGSLSYYQQFIDKDPYSVQAWYNLGIVYNKLERFDEAIQAYEYAILIDDTFGSAHFNMGNTYMNLKQYKKAYNAYRKTHDIEGGNAETYCCMGAALEKLKSYNRAMRMYSKATKLDEEYDEAWFGFGACLHQQERWMEATYALRKALRLNDANYLYWYILAEAERKLGNIASSSEAFEEATLLNPLCLEIWQDWSYLYFENSNFEMAVSVAMGGLEELPDNPDLLYYATAYLISDGQYKDAFIYLENALTLDFDKHEILYDFFPKLETQKALFKIIDQYRT; translated from the coding sequence ATGAGCGATCAATTTAGAAATCGTGAAGATGGGCAAAATTTAATACGATGGTTTGAGAACCAACTTAAAAATAACGATGCTCACTTTCTAGATTTAAATATATATGTTGATGTTATTGAAGACTATCTGGATGAAGAAAAATATAAAAAAGCACTAAAAACCTGTAACCTAGGAATTGCTCAGTATCCTTATTCGGCGGAGCTGCTGTTCAACAAGGCACAAACCCTAAGCCATTTAGAACGCTACGAAGAAGCCTTAGCTGAATTAGATCGGGCAGCCAATTTACAGCCCAATGACTACGATATTCTGATGTTGCGAAGTAACATCTTGTCCTGGATGGGAAACTACCAAGGTTCGGTGGGAGAGCTTAAGCGATTGGTAGAGCTGAGTGAAGAGAAAGATGAAATATACTATCAGATCGGGATGGCATTTCAGCATATGGCTGATTATCGACAAGCTGCGGAGTACTACAAGCTAGCCCTTCAGTGGAACCTGCACCACGAAGATGCTATGTACGAACTGGCCTATTGCCTGGATATGACGGGTGAATTGGAAGGTAGTCTTTCCTATTATCAACAGTTCATTGACAAAGATCCCTATTCTGTACAGGCTTGGTACAACTTAGGCATTGTTTACAATAAGCTAGAGCGTTTTGATGAGGCCATTCAGGCCTACGAGTACGCTATTCTAATTGACGATACCTTTGGTTCTGCCCATTTTAATATGGGGAATACCTACATGAACCTCAAGCAGTATAAGAAAGCGTACAACGCCTACCGCAAAACGCACGATATTGAAGGAGGCAACGCCGAAACGTACTGCTGCATGGGGGCTGCCCTCGAGAAGCTGAAGTCGTACAATCGGGCTATGCGAATGTACTCTAAGGCAACCAAGCTCGACGAAGAATACGATGAGGCTTGGTTTGGCTTCGGGGCGTGTTTGCATCAGCAAGAGCGCTGGATGGAAGCTACCTACGCTCTGCGTAAAGCCCTCCGGCTAAACGATGCAAATTATCTGTACTGGTACATACTAGCTGAAGCCGAACGCAAACTAGGTAATATTGCTTCCAGCAGCGAAGCGTTCGAGGAGGCTACGCTGCTCAATCCACTTTGTTTAGAGATATGGCAAGACTGGTCGTACCTGTATTTTGAGAATAGTAATTTTGAGATGGCGGTTTCGGTAGCAATGGGTGGTTTGGAAGAACTACCTGATAACCCTGATCTACTCTACTACGCCACTGCTTATCTTATTTCGGATGGTCAATATAAAGATGCGTTTATTTATTTAGAAAATGCCTTAACTTTGGATTTTGATAAACACGAAATCTTGTACGATTTTTTTCCAAAGTTAGAAACACAGAAAGCACTCTTTAAGATTATCGACCAATACCGAACCTAG
- a CDS encoding NAD-dependent epimerase/dehydratase family protein — MHLVTGATGLIGSFICRAMLKAGYSLRALRRKTSDMSLVKDIQDEIEWVEGDLLDIVDLEKHMQGVSGVIHSAAFISYDSRDEALMQKINVEGTANIVNVALKQNVSHFLHMSSVAAVGKKITDTLVDETHTITPDDNLTGYARSKWLAEVEVWRAVAEGLPAVVLNPSLVLGPGDLDKSSTQVFKYIWDEKRFYTTGTVNYVDVRDVAEVAVQAINQELTGERFIVSGGSVSYQQLFETIAKFFKKRPPNIKINASIIKGLSKLDRVRTLITQQKPLVTDELAQVARNSHTYNNQKVREALEVDFRPLNETIQWCCEELMKKEEKTYLKSPQ; from the coding sequence ATGCACTTGGTTACCGGAGCCACCGGATTAATAGGTAGTTTTATCTGCCGAGCTATGCTAAAAGCAGGTTATTCGTTAAGAGCGTTGCGGCGTAAAACCAGCGATATGAGTTTGGTAAAGGATATTCAAGATGAGATTGAGTGGGTAGAGGGCGACCTGCTTGATATTGTTGATCTGGAAAAGCATATGCAAGGCGTAAGTGGAGTGATACACAGTGCAGCCTTCATTTCGTACGATAGTCGCGATGAAGCCTTGATGCAAAAAATAAACGTGGAAGGGACAGCTAACATCGTAAATGTGGCTTTGAAGCAAAATGTCTCTCATTTCTTACATATGAGTTCAGTAGCTGCGGTGGGAAAGAAAATAACGGATACATTGGTGGATGAAACCCATACAATTACTCCGGATGATAACCTCACGGGTTATGCACGTAGCAAATGGTTAGCCGAGGTAGAAGTATGGCGAGCGGTAGCCGAAGGGTTACCTGCGGTGGTGCTAAATCCATCGTTAGTACTAGGGCCGGGTGATTTAGATAAAAGCAGTACCCAAGTATTCAAATATATTTGGGATGAAAAGCGTTTCTATACCACTGGCACAGTGAACTACGTAGATGTACGGGATGTTGCCGAAGTAGCCGTGCAAGCTATTAATCAAGAGCTAACCGGTGAGCGATTCATTGTGAGTGGTGGAAGTGTATCTTATCAGCAACTATTTGAGACTATTGCAAAATTCTTTAAGAAGCGCCCACCCAATATCAAAATTAATGCATCCATTATAAAAGGACTGAGTAAACTAGATCGGGTACGCACCCTAATAACGCAACAAAAACCATTAGTTACCGATGAGTTGGCGCAAGTAGCCCGCAATAGTCATACCTACAACAACCAAAAAGTTCGAGAAGCCCTAGAAGTGGACTTTCGTCCGCTAAATGAAACAATTCAGTGGTGCTGCGAAGAATTAATGAAAAAAGAAGAAAAAACGTATCTAAAATCACCCCAATAG
- a CDS encoding phosphosulfolactate synthase produces the protein MNYTLKNIPERTGKPRVSGYTMAMDKGLSLREVEDFISVAGGYVDVVKLGWATSFVTPHLEEKIAVYHQANIPVYFGGTLFEAFVVRHQFDDYRRILDKYGLSFAEVSDGSIELPHEQKLDYIQRLSEQVTVLSEVGSKDAAKIMPPYKWIELMQAELDAGAWKVIGEAREGGNVGLFRSSGEVRSGLVEEILTKIPFDRIIWEAPQKEQQVWFIKLLGANVNLGNIAPNEVIPLETIRLGLRGDTFTHFLGQNEQTS, from the coding sequence ATGAATTATACGCTTAAGAATATTCCCGAGCGAACCGGAAAGCCTCGGGTGTCTGGCTATACTATGGCCATGGACAAAGGATTGAGTCTGCGCGAGGTAGAAGACTTTATTAGTGTAGCCGGAGGTTATGTAGATGTGGTTAAATTAGGTTGGGCCACTTCGTTTGTTACCCCTCACCTAGAAGAAAAAATAGCCGTCTATCATCAGGCAAATATTCCGGTTTATTTTGGGGGAACCTTGTTTGAAGCTTTTGTCGTTCGTCATCAGTTTGATGATTATCGACGGATCTTAGATAAGTACGGATTGTCTTTTGCCGAAGTATCCGACGGATCAATTGAACTACCCCACGAGCAGAAGCTAGATTATATTCAGCGGCTGTCTGAACAAGTAACAGTGCTGTCGGAGGTAGGCTCTAAAGATGCTGCCAAAATAATGCCTCCCTATAAATGGATTGAGTTAATGCAGGCTGAGCTAGATGCCGGTGCCTGGAAAGTTATTGGTGAAGCCCGGGAAGGCGGTAATGTAGGGCTATTTCGATCGAGTGGGGAAGTACGCTCGGGCTTGGTAGAAGAGATTTTGACTAAAATTCCGTTTGATCGCATTATCTGGGAAGCTCCTCAAAAAGAGCAGCAGGTATGGTTCATTAAGCTACTCGGTGCAAACGTAAATTTGGGTAATATTGCCCCCAATGAAGTCATTCCTCTGGAAACTATTCGGCTCGGATTGCGA